The nucleotide window CCGCGGTCATCGCGCCGTCGAGCGCGCGCGGCATCGACCGCAAGGGGAAGACGTTGCTCTTCGCGCCCGATGTGCGCGCCGCGCTCGCAAGCGTGCTCAAGCTTTTCGCCCCGGAGCTGCCGTCGGGAGAATTCACGCACGAACGCGCGGTGATCGGCGCCGGCGTCCGGCGTGGGTCGGGCTGTTGGATCGGCGCCAATGCCATCGTTGAAGACGGGGCGTGGCTCGGCGACGG belongs to Candidatus Eremiobacteraceae bacterium and includes:
- a CDS encoding LpxD N-terminal domain-containing protein, with the translated sequence MDGRGRRLADLAAAAEAELDGDGDLRIDRVAAVDDATTDTLTFAVDERWLEKALASPAAAVIAPSSARGIDRKGKTLLFAPDVRAALASVLKLFAPELPSGEFTHERAVIGAGVRRGSGCWIGANAIVEDGAWLGDG